CAAAAAAACTCTTACTACTAGTGTCATCTTGATTTCGCCAGTTCCGAGAGGTTATAGGTTGATTAGTGGTCCAGGTGGTCAAGAGTACTTGGTGCCTTGCCATCTGGTTGAAGACATAaatcgtttttttttctttcttttgaatCCTATGAACATAAAAAAGGATGGGTTTAGAAAGGACAATGGCATCGGTACTATATACTCATCTTGTCCTGTGTCTATTGTACTGACTTTCgcatttgaaaaggaagaaaacacaCATATGGAGACCGCCGCATCCCATAAAGGAGGCACATTTACTTCTCCCACCAAACCTTCTGTAAGCATCCGCTTTTCTATACAGATTTTAAAATTGGACATATCTGAAAGGCTATTGGCACTCAGGATTTGGCGCAATTAGGGCTACATGCCGATGTCATAGCTCTTCAAGAATTGCTTGACATTTCGTAACAGGACGCAGCACATAGGCTTTATCTGGCCGAAATAGAAAAGTGCAAAATGGGACATCAGACATTGGTTGCACTCAGACGCATTCAGGAAGATATTGATAAATGTATAAAAGGGTTCGAAGATTATTGTAAGAAAGGAAAATGAATACATAATATAGTTTTTttataaaaaatattaagtGATGAGGTGGGCGAGCCGGCTGGCGAGCACGAAAATAAAGGCGAACGGTATATTATTATCATTTTCACATATCGTTTTTACGACGTAAAAATTGatgagcgccagcagtgAAAGTGAAACATTTGTATCGTCAGGCTTGACGAGGgtaaaaacaaaagaaggtAACAATAGATCTAACCAAGTCGTGCCACATTACACACTCACGTCGCTCTCCCCGCCAGTGATAAGTAGTGACTGCGCTAAAATTTAATGGAAAAGAGGGCTTGTTCAGAACCATTCAAAAAAAGGGATATGGACCACAACGTACCACCTGCACAATCTGCGACTTTGCAGGTTCGGGTATGTTGTCGATATGTTCCTGAGTCATACCCAACACTATCGATATAGCCTATAATATTCCCattcacaaccacaacagtGTAATTGAAAAGAATAGAGAAAATTGCATGTAAAACGGAACAAGTCATGAGGAAACATAAGACAACCTGTCAGTAAACAAACACTCACACGTTGTTGTTCTGGATCCATCTCCACAAATGCCGTTGCTATTTGCGCaagctgttgttgctgctttATTAACGGAGGTTCGACAAGTGTAAGTGGGGAGGTACAAGGCGACAACGACGGGTCGTGGCAGATCCTATGTAACTCAAGGAGATATTGGGCATGCGCATGGGGTTTTACGGCAATCGACGATTGCTCCCGTGTCGTTGGCATCAACTGACTTGAGGAATAATGCAGGCCATGCAATGGGGAGTATGGCGTATACAGTGGGTATTGGCTATCTGAACCTGTTGGTCCTTGGTCGATTGGAGATTGAGTTAGAGAACTACCAGCCGCAGCGGGTCGTCGCGAGGAAGCGAGCATACGTTCAATCATAATTGGATCAACAAATCGATTCAGTACGAGGGAATGGCAAAGTGCGTAGGCTAGCTGTGGGTACCTAATGAGCAGCGTTCGAGCTTTTTCAGGATATGTGATCACGAAAgcctgaaaatgaaaaagacaaaGGTTCCAATCAATACAAAACACCGCAAACAATGACGTTAAAACAGAAACTCAAATTCCGTTGCTCACCTTCATCTGAGCCAGGGCCTCGCGAACTTTACTCTCCGGTAACTCAGCCACGATCCATTTAATGTGGTCAAGTGCTGAAACACCACTCGGGATGGTTATCCCAGGTGGGATATTCGCTAAAAATGTATCATTGTCATTCCACTGCCCTTTACCCCCGTCATTTGCATCCAAATGCATTCGGCTACGGTATTCGGATGACCCAGTGTAACCCCTATCCATTATACGGCCTCTAACAGTCGTTTTTCCTTCCAGAAGAGGGTCCAAATCGGCCAAATCGACACGCAATGAACGACCTCCG
This portion of the Psilocybe cubensis strain MGC-MH-2018 chromosome 12, whole genome shotgun sequence genome encodes:
- a CDS encoding Cleavage stimulation factor subunit 2, producing MTEEQIVIIFKAVGQVVGFRLAFDRDTEKPKGYGFCEFADHETALLAVRNLNNTDCGGRSLRVDLADLDPLLEGKTTVRGRIMDRGYTGSSEYRSRMHLDANDGGKGQWNDNDTFLANIPPGITIPSGVSALDHIKWIVAELPESKVREALAQMKAFVITYPEKARTLLIRYPQLAYALCHSLVLNRFVDPIMIERMLASSRRPAAAGSSLTQSPIDQGPTGSDSQYPLYTPYSPLHGLHYSSSQLMPTTREQSSIAVKPHAHAQYLLELHRICHDPSLSPCTSPLTLVEPPLIKQQQQLAQIATAFVEMDPEQQRVSAISIVLGMTQEHIDNIPEPAKSQIVQVSLLITGGESDVSV